The genomic DNA GATCCTCCGAAAAATACGCCGAATCTGCCACGCACCACATCACCGTAACGGCAGTTTCCACTTTATTAACATTCTGCCCTCCTGCCCCACTACTTCGTGAGGTTTTGTAGGCAAATTCTGAAGCATAATCACTCATTCTAAGCATTTTTTGAGTTCTAATCGGCTCACTTTTCCGTTAGGCGTGCGTGGTATTTTCGGCATAAACACGACCGCCTTAGGACGATGAAAGGATTTTTCATACGCCAAATTTTCTATTTGCGTTTTAATTTCTGGCGTTTCCTCACCTTCTACCACTACGATTAACTTTTCTCCTAAAACCTCATCTTTAACACCGATAAAAACCAACTCTCGGTCAATGGTTCTCTTTGCCAAAGCTTCCAATTGTTCTGGGAAAATCTTGGCGCCCCCCGAGTTGATAATGGAATCTACCCTGCCTAAAAAATAAAATTCTTGCGGCGAACCAAACGCTACCAAATCATTGGTTATCAATTGGTCTTCATTTAATTTAGGTGCATTGATGCCAAGGCAGCCGCGTTCATCTTGGAACAATTGCACGCCATCTAAAGCCTTAAAATACTGAGCTTTCTGAGGCGAAATCTCCCGCAAAGCAATATGAGAAAGGGTTTCGCTCATTCCATAGGTTTCATAAACTTTCTGATGGGGGATTTTCAAATCTAAAATTTTATCGTTGAGCGTTTCCGAAACGGCGGCGCCACCAATAATCAACTTTCGGATTTGATGGAGTTCTGCCAAAGAATGCTCCACCTGAAGCGGCGTCATTGCACAGAAATCTACCGTTATATTTAGATTTTTTAGCGGCTGAACAGATGGCGGCACCACCTTCAATTTCAAACCTTGCTCCAACGCCCTTACCACCATCATTTTTCCTGAAATATACGCCACAGGAAGACATAACAACGCCGTATCGCCTTTATTAAGTCCTAAAAAACGACAAGTTTGCTGTGCAGAATATTTCATTTTTTCCTTTTCTACCTCAAAGATTTTTGGTGTTCCCGTAGACCCCGAAGTCTGCACCTTCACCGTAGGTGCCGCCGAAAAACAGTCCTCCAAGAAAAGCACCACTTGGTGTTCAAAATCGTTCTGAGGGCGGAGTTTTGAAATATCAATCTCCTGAGAGGCGTCTATAAGCATTGTATTTTTTATTTTTAAAGAAATAGGCTTTTGGAAATACAAATATAATAAAAAAACCGCCAAATTAATTTGGCGGTTTTATGGTGGTGCCTCCAGGAATCGAACCAGGGACACAAGGATTTTCAGTCCTTTGCTCTACCAACTGAGCTAAGGCACCATAACTGCTTATCAGTTGTTTTAAAGTGGTGCAAAGATATACACTTTTATATTACCACGCAAGTTTTTTATCAACTTTTTTAACTTTATTTATTAACCCTCTGTTTATCAGAATTATTATTTTTCATTTTCGTTTCTCATCTGCTCGCTCATTTCCTCTAATACTGGCTTTATCGTACTTTCTGGTAAATCGCTAATCCGAATGTACATCAGCCCATCTACAGCATCATTAAAATTGGGATCTACATTAAAAGCCACGACTTTTGCATTTTGTTTGATGTATTTTTTAATCAAAACTGGGAGGCGCATTTCTGGCTCTAAATCATCAATAATCTTATCCAATTTGCCTAAATCAGAGTCTATAGCCTCAAAAAAGAGGTTTTTATCTCGCTCGCGCATTCGGACTTTGAATTCATTTTTAGGATGAATGTACTGCGCCACCGCAGAATCATAGTAGTGGGAACGCATAAAATCTATCATCAACGATTTAGAAAAATCGGAAAATTTGTCGCTGATGCTTACGCCACCCATCAAAAATTTATGCTCTGGATTTCTCAAACACACATGCACAATGCCTCGCCAAAGTAAAAATAACGGCAATGGTTTTTGCTGATATTCCGTGGAAATATAGGCGCGCCCCATTTCTATCACTTTCTTAAAAAAAGGCTGCAATTCTTGATCAAAATCAAATAGAGAACTGGTGTAAAAACCGCTGATGCCATATTTTTTCATTACCTCTGTCCCCAACGCCATACGGTAGGCTCCTGCCAACTTCTGCGCTTCTTCATCCCAAAGGAACAGGTGGTGGTAATGGCGATCGTATTCATCTAAATCAAAAGGGAGGTTACTGCCCTCGCCTACGGCTCTAAAAGTCAATTCGCGCTGCCTGCCAATCTCCCGCATAATGGACGGAATTTCCTGATAAGCGCCGAAATAAACTTCGTAATTGCCGTTTTTGAAGAGCATTTTGTTCTCTGCCCTCAGGCTGTTGATGTCTTTCAGAAGGTCTTCTTTTGGCGTTTCTTCAATGATATTCTGTATGACATTTGCGGATTTGTTTGGTGACAATTTAAGATTTAAATTCGGAAGTTTCATTAAATCCACCAAAGATTTGCGCTTATCATAATAAGATTTCATTAAATAAATCTTTTTCTGAAGAAAATCGCCCAGTTCCTCTGGTGTTTCATACTCTTCCATTGTCTTGACCGAAACGGGCTTCCCTATTCTTATGCGAATTGGTTTTTCGCGTTTGTTCATCATCTCGGAAGGGAGCAAAAGCGTCTGTAAATCAGGATGCACCTGCGCCGCCGAGTAAAACAATCGGCTATTTTTAGCGTGAAAATACATCGGTACTACAGGAACTTTGGCTTTTTTTATCAATTTTAAAGCTGGCTTCTCCCACGCTTTATCCAAAATCTCCGCATAGGCGTTGTTTTTATTGGAAACCTCGCCTGCAGGGAAAATCCCCAAGCAACCGCCCTCTTGCAAATGCGCCAATGCTGCCCGCATTCCTAACGCACTATTTTTGAGGTGTTTCCTGTTTTCAAAGGGATTAACAGCGATCACATAAGGCTTCATTGGCTCTATTTTCTCCAAAAGAAAATTGCCCATCACCTTAAAATCAGGGCGAATTTCTGTGAGGATTTTACACATCAAAATACCATCAATAGCGCCCAGTGGATGGTTAGCCACCAAGATGAAAGGTCCTGTTTTAGGGATTTTCTGTAAATCTTCCTCAAAAACCACATATTTGAGTTGCCTCTCTTTGATGAATTGGTCAAAGAAATCACTGCCTTCTGTATCTTTCAATTTATCATAAAGTTGATTCACTTTGTTGATTTTCGTAAAATACATCACAGCCGTAGCCAAAGGCTTTTTAAGCAAGCCTAAACGGTTAAAACCTGCGGCTTTTATTATATCATTCTTTGAAATGAGACTCATATATTTTTGTTTTTTCGTGGTCAAAAAGTAACAACTTGCACCGTGTTTCTGGACAATTGTTCTAATAAAATATTTTTGCCTTCGTAAAAGTGTTCTATGTTTTTCATATGGGCATTTCGCACAGTGTAGAGCTGCACATTTTTGGTCAGTTCTGTTTTAAATTCCGCCTGCAAAGCCTCGTTAAAATCATCTAATTTTCCATATTTATCCTCCAAGCACAACGCCAGAGAGATCGCAGAATTTTGCATCAGAGACACCTTAATTTTATATTCCGCCAATAGATTAAAAATATAACTGATATGATCCTCCGCAATAAACGAAAAATCTCTGGTAGAAATATGGATTAAATGCTGATTTTCTTTTAAAATATAGGATTCTTTCTTTTGATTATTTTCGGAATTCCCAATTTTGGTCCCCGCTTGCTCTGGTTCTAAAAAAGATTTCACAAAGAATGGAATATGCTTCTGTTTGAGCGGTTGCAAGGTTTTAGGGTGAATCACCGAAGCGCCATAATACGCCATTTCTATCGCTTCTTCATAAGAAATAT from Riemerella columbina includes the following:
- a CDS encoding AMP-binding protein; this translates as MLIDASQEIDISKLRPQNDFEHQVVLFLEDCFSAAPTVKVQTSGSTGTPKIFEVEKEKMKYSAQQTCRFLGLNKGDTALLCLPVAYISGKMMVVRALEQGLKLKVVPPSVQPLKNLNITVDFCAMTPLQVEHSLAELHQIRKLIIGGAAVSETLNDKILDLKIPHQKVYETYGMSETLSHIALREISPQKAQYFKALDGVQLFQDERGCLGINAPKLNEDQLITNDLVAFGSPQEFYFLGRVDSIINSGGAKIFPEQLEALAKRTIDRELVFIGVKDEVLGEKLIVVVEGEETPEIKTQIENLAYEKSFHRPKAVVFMPKIPRTPNGKVSRLELKKCLE
- a CDS encoding lysophospholipid acyltransferase family protein, with translation MSLISKNDIIKAAGFNRLGLLKKPLATAVMYFTKINKVNQLYDKLKDTEGSDFFDQFIKERQLKYVVFEEDLQKIPKTGPFILVANHPLGAIDGILMCKILTEIRPDFKVMGNFLLEKIEPMKPYVIAVNPFENRKHLKNSALGMRAALAHLQEGGCLGIFPAGEVSNKNNAYAEILDKAWEKPALKLIKKAKVPVVPMYFHAKNSRLFYSAAQVHPDLQTLLLPSEMMNKREKPIRIRIGKPVSVKTMEEYETPEELGDFLQKKIYLMKSYYDKRKSLVDLMKLPNLNLKLSPNKSANVIQNIIEETPKEDLLKDINSLRAENKMLFKNGNYEVYFGAYQEIPSIMREIGRQRELTFRAVGEGSNLPFDLDEYDRHYHHLFLWDEEAQKLAGAYRMALGTEVMKKYGISGFYTSSLFDFDQELQPFFKKVIEMGRAYISTEYQQKPLPLFLLWRGIVHVCLRNPEHKFLMGGVSISDKFSDFSKSLMIDFMRSHYYDSAVAQYIHPKNEFKVRMRERDKNLFFEAIDSDLGKLDKIIDDLEPEMRLPVLIKKYIKQNAKVVAFNVDPNFNDAVDGLMYIRISDLPESTIKPVLEEMSEQMRNENEK